From Butyricimonas paravirosa, one genomic window encodes:
- the hydG gene encoding [FeFe] hydrogenase H-cluster radical SAM maturase HydG: MSSVKDWTASVIKQAEIDKYLDGGKDFIDEEQIFADIEKYKNPDKQQVRDILQKSLDIKILTPAETATLLNVEDPELLHEMQEAALEVKKKVYDNRIVFFAPLYLSNLCVNSCKYCGFRAENKDEVRHVLTMDEVRDEVAAVIDEGHKRMIAVYGEHPKNGADYIADSISTIYSVKRTTPTGNGFNNIRRVNVNAAPMEIADMKKLWRAGIGTFQVFQETYHRGRYAELHPANTVKGNYRWRLYAMHRAMEAGVDDVAIGALFGLYDWKFDVMGLVHHAWDLEKHFGIGPHTVSFPRMQPAPGSFLSEHSPYIVSDEAMKRVVSVLRLAIPYSGLIVTARENPDLKRDLINHYGCTQTDASSKLGIGAYAKKLKQEENPDKVQFMLGDQRSLDEVIRELAHDGMITSFCTAGYRCGRTGDKIMNLLEKGVEGKFCKLNAVLTFREYLNDYASPETREIGEKLIAQELQEIENMPFFTDKKLLPTFRSYYDRIARGERDLYM, from the coding sequence ATGAGTAGTGTGAAAGATTGGACTGCCAGCGTAATCAAACAGGCAGAGATCGATAAATATCTGGATGGAGGAAAGGATTTTATTGACGAGGAACAGATATTTGCGGATATTGAAAAGTATAAAAATCCCGACAAACAACAAGTTCGGGATATTTTACAGAAATCTTTGGATATAAAGATTTTAACTCCAGCAGAAACGGCCACCTTGCTGAACGTGGAGGACCCGGAATTATTACATGAAATGCAGGAGGCGGCGTTGGAAGTGAAGAAAAAAGTATATGATAATCGTATCGTTTTCTTTGCTCCTTTGTATTTGTCGAATCTTTGCGTGAACAGCTGTAAATATTGCGGGTTTCGTGCGGAGAATAAAGACGAAGTTCGCCATGTCCTGACGATGGATGAGGTGCGGGATGAGGTGGCTGCCGTGATTGACGAGGGACATAAGCGAATGATTGCCGTGTATGGCGAGCATCCTAAAAATGGAGCCGACTATATCGCGGATTCTATTTCCACGATTTATTCCGTGAAACGCACGACTCCTACGGGGAATGGTTTTAATAATATTCGTCGGGTAAACGTGAACGCGGCTCCCATGGAGATTGCCGACATGAAGAAATTATGGCGTGCGGGAATCGGTACGTTCCAGGTGTTTCAGGAAACCTACCACCGGGGAAGATATGCCGAATTGCATCCGGCAAACACGGTGAAAGGAAATTATCGCTGGCGGCTTTATGCCATGCATCGAGCTATGGAGGCCGGGGTGGATGACGTGGCTATTGGGGCTTTATTCGGCTTGTACGATTGGAAGTTCGACGTGATGGGGTTGGTTCACCATGCTTGGGATTTGGAGAAACATTTCGGTATCGGACCGCATACCGTGTCATTCCCGCGTATGCAACCGGCTCCCGGTTCATTCTTGAGTGAACATTCTCCTTATATCGTGAGTGACGAAGCCATGAAACGGGTGGTTTCCGTGTTGCGTCTGGCAATTCCGTATAGTGGGTTGATCGTGACGGCACGTGAGAATCCGGATCTGAAACGCGATCTGATCAATCATTACGGGTGTACGCAAACGGATGCTTCTTCTAAGTTGGGGATCGGGGCTTATGCCAAGAAGTTGAAACAAGAGGAGAACCCGGATAAGGTGCAGTTTATGTTGGGCGATCAGCGTTCTTTGGACGAGGTAATCCGTGAATTGGCCCATGACGGGATGATTACTTCTTTCTGTACGGCAGGGTATCGCTGCGGTCGTACGGGGGATAAGATCATGAATTTGTTGGAGAAAGGTGTGGAAGGGAAATTCTGTAAACTAAATGCAGTATTGACGTTCCGGGAATATCTGAATGACTACGCTTCTCCGGAGACTCGTGAGATCGGAGAGAAGTTGATCGCACAGGAGTTGCAGGAAATTGAAAATATGCCATTCTTTACAGATAAAAAATTACTCCCCACGTTCCGTTCCTATTATGATAGAATCGCGAGAGGGGAGAGAGATCTGTATATGTAA
- a CDS encoding GatB/YqeY domain-containing protein, whose translation MTIEEQVSKGIMAAMKAKDTIRLEVLRNIKKVFIEAKSVAGAPEQIADSESVKIIQKLAKQGRESAEIYKNQGREDLYAHEMAQVEVLNEFLPKQLSEEELRTALKVIIEKVGATSAKEMGKVMGVASKELAGVADGKAISAIVKELLS comes from the coding sequence ATGACAATAGAAGAACAGGTTAGCAAAGGCATCATGGCTGCCATGAAGGCTAAAGATACCATTCGTTTGGAAGTTTTAAGAAATATAAAGAAGGTTTTTATCGAGGCAAAATCTGTTGCCGGGGCTCCGGAGCAAATTGCTGATAGTGAAAGCGTGAAGATTATCCAGAAGTTGGCTAAACAAGGACGCGAGTCGGCCGAAATATATAAAAATCAAGGACGTGAGGATTTGTATGCTCACGAGATGGCACAGGTTGAGGTGCTGAACGAGTTCTTGCCGAAGCAGTTGAGCGAGGAAGAATTGAGAACTGCGTTAAAAGTGATCATCGAGAAGGTTGGGGCGACTTCTGCTAAGGAGATGGGAAAAGTGATGGGTGTTGCTTCCAAAGAATTGGCCGGGGTTGCTGACGGGAAAGCTATTTCAGCTATTGTGAAAGAATTATTAAGCTAA
- a CDS encoding MATE family efflux transporter encodes MKTIITNKTIWNIAYPIILGSLAQTLITLTDTAFLGRVSEVALGASAMAGIYYYVFSTLAWGFSIGIQIIVARRLGEGKLNRIGVVFEHGLCFVFLLSMTLFLIQRYYSDVLLGASIQSPKIYAAAMEYMSYRHYGIIFVCFNFLFRALYIGLSNTKIIGYSTAAMATINVIFNYLLIFGKFGFPELGVGGAALASVMAEISACLIFIFYTLLKLPIKQYALFSFHKLEGWLMLTVLKTAFPTMLQKLLSFGTWYIFFMLIEHMGERPIAITIIVRSVYMLILIPVFGYGATANTLTSRLIGEQRQPEIMRTLRRIVKLSMLSVLPVLLICYIFPHYVLSIYSNSSELIAASIPSLYVVGLAALSFCFGITFFEAISGTGNTTHALILESFVLIFYTFQTWLFTTAVRSDVAFVWTVEITYGILIGVVSLLYLKYTKWQQKKV; translated from the coding sequence ATGAAAACAATCATCACGAACAAAACCATCTGGAACATAGCTTACCCGATCATATTGGGTAGTTTGGCACAAACTCTCATTACCCTTACCGACACGGCATTTTTGGGACGAGTCAGCGAAGTTGCCTTGGGAGCTTCCGCCATGGCCGGAATCTACTATTATGTTTTTTCCACGCTAGCCTGGGGATTTTCTATCGGGATACAAATTATCGTGGCCCGGCGACTCGGGGAAGGTAAACTAAACCGGATCGGGGTTGTTTTCGAACACGGGCTATGTTTCGTGTTTCTCCTGTCCATGACACTCTTTCTTATTCAACGGTATTACAGTGATGTACTGCTTGGAGCCTCCATCCAGTCACCCAAAATTTACGCGGCAGCCATGGAATACATGTCCTACCGCCATTACGGGATTATATTCGTGTGTTTCAACTTCCTGTTCCGAGCCCTTTACATCGGACTCTCCAACACGAAGATCATCGGCTACTCAACGGCAGCCATGGCCACCATTAACGTGATTTTCAACTATCTACTCATTTTCGGGAAATTCGGTTTTCCGGAATTGGGAGTCGGTGGCGCGGCACTTGCCTCCGTAATGGCAGAGATTTCCGCCTGTCTTATTTTCATTTTCTATACTTTATTAAAACTCCCGATCAAACAATATGCACTTTTCTCGTTCCACAAATTGGAAGGTTGGCTCATGCTCACCGTGCTGAAAACGGCCTTCCCGACCATGTTGCAAAAGCTATTGTCATTTGGAACATGGTACATATTTTTCATGCTCATCGAACACATGGGAGAACGCCCCATCGCGATAACCATTATCGTACGTAGTGTCTATATGCTTATCCTCATCCCGGTATTCGGTTACGGTGCGACTGCAAACACGCTAACCAGCCGCTTGATCGGGGAACAAAGACAACCGGAAATCATGAGAACCTTGCGCCGGATCGTGAAACTCTCCATGCTAAGTGTCCTTCCCGTTCTACTTATATGCTACATATTCCCACATTACGTGCTATCCATCTACTCCAATAGTAGCGAACTGATCGCGGCATCTATTCCGTCTCTTTACGTGGTCGGTCTGGCAGCCCTCAGTTTCTGTTTCGGAATCACGTTCTTCGAGGCCATTTCCGGGACAGGAAACACCACGCATGCACTCATCCTTGAGAGTTTTGTCCTTATTTTTTACACGTTCCAAACGTGGCTATTCACCACGGCCGTTCGTTCCGATGTGGCATTCGTGTGGACTGTAGAAATCACTTATGGCATATTAATCGGTGTCGTTTCGTTACTCTACCTCAAGTACACGAAATGGCAACAAAAGAAAGTTTGA
- a CDS encoding murein transglycosylase domain-containing protein: MCIIILPSISHAQSVGSTGATAVDSLRRQFEKDATQTVADFEEYSKKALEEYEKYEAQARADYSRYTRSIKQTWGSDTIVDNTPTKWVEYSNDYQNRSIVDFDQGKILVEVALDDNNTVDTNAINTRLATAIEHLLKSQGSTCPYQSSVDVSKPLTNNPVLDGLVDFSMYKPDKTLSSTGKETTPVRAAPPTPTVKGQKLSLNTNQKKESSGDTVSTGTTMARRVQEEGNKNSGNPLADKREEAHKRAEQKTQGWQNEAEKAILVKTIAAQSPKKITKVKGDDGKVRQVVQIEMNLVSDNLSKNATLYKDLVAEFSQVFQIEQPLIFAVMEQESRFNPEATSWVPAYGLMQLVPKSGGLDAYNYVYRNTWAPTRSYLFVPRNNIELGTAYLRVLMNQFSSVTDPHCRRLCVIASYNTGAGNVSRAFTGATNLNKAIPLINKYNYEQLYSHLTNRLSTSEARNYVSGVSKRREKYLKP, encoded by the coding sequence TTGTGCATCATCATTTTACCGTCTATCAGTCATGCACAATCCGTAGGATCAACAGGTGCGACAGCTGTCGATTCCCTCCGCAGGCAATTCGAAAAGGATGCAACACAAACTGTTGCTGATTTTGAAGAATATAGCAAAAAAGCACTGGAAGAATACGAAAAATACGAGGCACAGGCACGTGCGGACTATTCTCGCTATACCCGCTCTATCAAACAGACCTGGGGTAGTGATACGATCGTAGACAACACCCCGACAAAATGGGTCGAATACAGTAATGACTATCAAAATCGCTCGATTGTTGATTTTGACCAAGGAAAAATCCTCGTGGAAGTCGCCCTTGATGACAACAACACGGTAGATACCAACGCTATAAACACACGTTTGGCTACCGCCATTGAACATTTACTGAAAAGTCAAGGATCAACCTGCCCTTACCAATCATCCGTTGACGTCTCAAAGCCTTTAACCAATAATCCCGTACTGGACGGTTTGGTCGATTTTTCCATGTATAAACCCGACAAAACCTTAAGTTCAACGGGGAAAGAGACAACACCCGTTCGTGCAGCCCCTCCCACCCCTACGGTGAAAGGACAAAAATTGTCCCTCAATACCAATCAAAAGAAAGAATCATCCGGGGACACGGTCTCCACGGGAACAACTATGGCTCGTCGCGTACAAGAAGAAGGTAACAAGAATTCCGGCAATCCGCTAGCGGACAAACGGGAAGAAGCTCACAAACGGGCTGAACAAAAAACACAGGGTTGGCAAAATGAAGCTGAAAAGGCCATTTTAGTAAAAACAATAGCCGCACAAAGCCCCAAAAAGATCACGAAAGTGAAAGGAGACGACGGGAAAGTACGTCAAGTGGTTCAAATAGAGATGAATCTTGTTTCCGACAATCTATCAAAAAACGCAACACTTTATAAAGACCTCGTGGCAGAATTTTCACAAGTATTCCAAATCGAGCAACCGCTGATTTTTGCCGTGATGGAACAAGAGTCCCGTTTCAACCCCGAGGCAACGAGTTGGGTACCCGCTTACGGGCTGATGCAACTGGTGCCCAAGTCCGGGGGATTGGATGCCTATAATTACGTGTATAGAAACACTTGGGCCCCGACACGGAGCTATCTTTTCGTTCCCCGCAATAATATTGAGCTGGGCACGGCCTATCTTCGTGTTCTCATGAATCAATTTTCCTCTGTTACCGACCCGCATTGTCGCAGGCTTTGTGTCATTGCCAGCTATAATACCGGAGCGGGAAACGTGAGTAGAGCCTTTACCGGGGCTACGAATTTAAACAAAGCAATCCCGTTGATTAATAAATATAATTACGAACAGTTATACAGCCACCTCACGAATCGTTTAAGCACGAGTGAGGCCCGCAATTATGTTTCAGGAGTTAGCAAGCGACGGGAAAAATATCTCAAACCATAA
- a CDS encoding C25 family cysteine peptidase — translation MFCPECGNRIEDQNIHFCPECGARIEQESNTEKKAPVKPHPQGMSMHGLIFTNLGLLAEKTGTDEQSLMAIFDAFIRQKREYGISYKLVDAGNYTYRKSGFWGNSKKVHLKITSPLWDYMDILMDVHNGEQAAGDEISQYLFIIGGSDIIPMPCIHHYIPNDSNDDSIDTDMLYAYPYGKEMITLLENQAAFTYDQLFFVGRLPLGEDASLEDLCGYLERNIDYSNGFPMNEAYGQCDPHWKKVSSYVANDLLNGNYFRDLSRYLSPDHYYNRLLLSPMVVEGNLQQVFHTNASLYYFNLHGGEGLESRGYAGVMLNKEEYGALPAIEPEHMMTCEEPNIVISEACYGGRFIGLDQHHSMMLASLFTNTLAFVGSSRVAWGAVDDASSPQSGVSVSYADIIAGYFISAILQGYTVAEALFIARSAVLQGTVPGDPHAALTVVEFNLFGDPMTTMNVRTNLKSGNKITSKTTLVDPNTKIGCTIEKIKTEKENGSILEQVRGAVNANIQQIHATIGQHLYASYGIKPRPMEEVLKIKYSNGQEEMKFNYDLTSERQIPARFVVTTSSDGKIKSVYTTR, via the coding sequence ATGTTTTGTCCAGAGTGTGGTAATCGTATCGAAGATCAGAATATACATTTTTGTCCGGAATGCGGAGCAAGAATAGAACAAGAGAGTAACACCGAAAAAAAGGCACCCGTCAAACCTCACCCTCAAGGAATGAGTATGCACGGATTGATTTTCACGAACTTGGGTTTACTAGCCGAAAAGACGGGAACAGACGAGCAAAGCCTGATGGCCATCTTTGATGCATTCATCCGACAGAAACGGGAATACGGCATCTCGTATAAACTCGTTGATGCGGGTAATTACACGTATCGGAAAAGTGGTTTTTGGGGCAACTCGAAAAAAGTACATTTAAAGATAACCAGCCCATTATGGGATTACATGGACATTCTGATGGATGTCCATAACGGGGAGCAGGCGGCAGGAGACGAAATATCGCAATATCTATTTATTATAGGAGGTAGTGACATTATTCCCATGCCATGCATCCATCACTACATTCCCAACGACAGTAACGATGACAGTATCGACACGGATATGCTCTACGCTTACCCCTATGGGAAGGAGATGATTACCTTGCTCGAGAATCAAGCAGCATTTACATATGACCAGCTCTTTTTCGTGGGAAGGTTACCCCTCGGAGAAGACGCTTCACTCGAAGATTTGTGTGGTTATCTGGAGCGCAACATCGATTATTCCAACGGATTCCCGATGAACGAGGCTTACGGTCAATGTGACCCGCACTGGAAGAAGGTGTCCAGTTACGTGGCAAATGATCTTCTGAACGGGAATTATTTCCGTGATCTGAGCCGTTACCTGTCTCCGGATCACTATTATAACCGGTTACTCCTTTCCCCCATGGTCGTGGAAGGGAATCTACAACAAGTTTTCCACACGAACGCCTCGTTATACTATTTCAATCTTCACGGCGGAGAAGGATTGGAATCACGCGGTTACGCGGGAGTTATGCTCAACAAGGAAGAGTACGGGGCATTACCGGCCATAGAACCGGAACACATGATGACCTGCGAGGAACCCAATATCGTTATCAGTGAAGCCTGTTACGGGGGACGTTTTATCGGGCTGGACCAACACCACAGCATGATGCTTGCCTCCCTGTTCACGAACACGCTGGCCTTTGTCGGATCATCACGCGTGGCTTGGGGTGCCGTTGATGACGCCTCTTCTCCCCAATCCGGAGTATCGGTAAGTTACGCCGACATCATCGCCGGTTATTTCATCAGTGCCATCCTACAAGGCTATACAGTGGCTGAAGCATTATTTATTGCCCGCAGTGCCGTGTTGCAAGGAACCGTTCCGGGAGACCCTCATGCAGCGCTGACCGTCGTGGAGTTCAATCTTTTCGGTGATCCGATGACCACGATGAACGTTCGTACAAACTTGAAATCCGGAAATAAAATTACATCCAAAACAACCTTGGTCGATCCGAATACTAAAATAGGATGCACGATCGAGAAAATAAAAACAGAAAAAGAGAACGGCTCTATTCTGGAACAGGTACGGGGTGCTGTAAATGCCAACATCCAACAAATTCATGCCACAATAGGACAACACTTGTACGCAAGCTATGGAATCAAACCTCGTCCGATGGAAGAAGTTTTAAAGATCAAGTACAGTAACGGGCAGGAAGAGATGAAATTCAATTATGACCTGACTTCCGAAAGGCAGATCCCCGCTCGGTTTGTTGTCACGACCAGTTCGGATGGAAAAATTAAGAGTGTATATACCACAAGATAA
- a CDS encoding zinc-ribbon domain-containing protein has translation MNCPKCNTSLRPGVKFCTSCGQKIEESTTCSQCGTPLKPGAKFCIKCGQKVVLAEKTSTPSPETTSDINSVKGRIYWNIQPGQVARVINETEFDSYNDIQGIIIPEGTTAYIRANGRTIASISGGTYNFKGSSGDSSGPSTDSLRKGWSFIVNLFKNKKKEEKTTTEELYLQQQNLIRENARKGAAFSVVILLDKSFPLLFGSRQGELDNYKDFVPMKIQTRYLDMALGVNAYFKISDPERFIVHYLTERQMLNTTVIVDEITDTIRNVLQDTLYDTELTSNRIPQELHALLKDKINAVAPEAFFGISIVRIVEISATSEDLERFRVLSRELYLSDKELDYLRRTNDFKNRMADTVNEQRLHEATTDLDLDKQLETINHDRLLHEDEVEKFKHFLQNERIVREAQNDGERDAALLEIVKTGLIREDEARALHNQLETNDYQRGMMFQMMQLRDGIEFERTRMEGEAEKATLIIKKELELQGLQDDYEDSRFYKEVDKQRVVAETNLDLDQRQRDMDYNDAKRMHDMDREDDDNQFQQFMAMQNAEEQAKENQRKHEAEVEQNRLKTAEEMERLKWENAKELSDEKVWALNGGDAAVAYAENKYSSEAEREASERLEAQRREMDARLEAERASRDTDHRENQAQMFQMMRDMMTMTGGIQAQKVEDKERRAQEEMAEKERQLRERDERILRQEGRMDTAYDRALDYTTHNNMPPQTPQQVAPAQPEQQAPRPQQAQTPQAPAAKTVTSTLCPDCGASLEPGMKFCADCGASI, from the coding sequence ATGAATTGCCCTAAATGTAACACAAGTCTTCGTCCGGGAGTAAAATTTTGCACTTCTTGCGGACAAAAAATAGAGGAATCAACCACGTGTTCCCAATGCGGAACCCCGTTAAAACCAGGAGCTAAATTCTGTATCAAATGCGGTCAGAAAGTTGTTCTTGCGGAAAAGACATCTACCCCGTCACCGGAAACGACGTCAGACATCAATTCAGTCAAGGGACGTATATACTGGAACATACAACCGGGACAGGTGGCCCGTGTGATTAACGAAACGGAATTCGACTCGTATAACGATATTCAAGGTATTATCATCCCGGAAGGGACAACAGCCTATATTCGTGCCAACGGACGCACGATTGCCTCCATCAGCGGAGGAACGTATAATTTCAAAGGCTCGTCCGGTGATTCTTCCGGTCCCTCGACAGATTCGTTACGCAAGGGATGGTCATTTATTGTCAACCTATTCAAAAACAAGAAAAAAGAAGAGAAAACGACAACGGAGGAACTCTACCTGCAACAACAAAATTTGATTCGGGAAAACGCCCGGAAAGGAGCCGCTTTCTCGGTTGTTATCCTACTGGATAAGTCTTTCCCACTTCTTTTCGGTTCCCGACAAGGCGAACTCGACAATTACAAGGATTTTGTCCCTATGAAGATACAAACCCGGTACCTCGATATGGCACTGGGAGTGAACGCATATTTCAAGATTTCAGACCCGGAGCGCTTCATCGTTCATTACCTGACCGAGCGCCAGATGTTGAACACGACCGTTATCGTGGACGAAATCACGGATACCATCCGGAACGTGTTACAAGATACGTTGTATGACACGGAACTTACATCGAATCGTATACCGCAGGAACTTCATGCTTTACTGAAAGACAAAATCAATGCCGTGGCACCGGAAGCCTTCTTCGGAATATCCATCGTGCGTATTGTTGAGATTTCAGCGACCAGCGAGGATTTAGAGCGTTTTAGAGTGTTGAGCCGCGAGCTTTACCTTTCGGATAAAGAATTGGATTACCTCCGACGTACCAATGATTTCAAGAACCGAATGGCAGACACAGTGAATGAACAACGTCTACACGAAGCCACGACCGACCTCGACCTGGATAAACAACTGGAAACGATTAATCATGACCGGTTGCTACATGAAGACGAAGTGGAAAAATTCAAACATTTCCTGCAAAACGAACGCATCGTACGGGAGGCTCAAAACGATGGAGAGCGGGATGCGGCCCTTCTGGAAATTGTCAAGACAGGATTAATTCGTGAAGATGAAGCCCGTGCTCTCCACAATCAACTGGAAACAAACGATTACCAACGAGGGATGATGTTCCAGATGATGCAACTCCGTGACGGTATCGAGTTCGAGCGCACCCGTATGGAAGGCGAAGCTGAAAAAGCGACTCTAATTATCAAAAAAGAACTTGAGCTACAAGGTCTTCAAGACGATTACGAGGATAGCCGTTTCTATAAAGAAGTTGACAAACAACGCGTGGTGGCCGAAACGAACCTCGATCTGGATCAACGCCAGCGAGACATGGACTACAATGATGCCAAACGGATGCATGATATGGACCGGGAAGATGACGACAACCAGTTCCAACAATTTATGGCCATGCAAAACGCGGAGGAACAAGCAAAAGAAAATCAACGCAAGCATGAGGCGGAAGTAGAACAAAACCGCTTAAAGACAGCCGAAGAAATGGAACGTCTGAAATGGGAAAATGCCAAAGAACTTTCCGATGAAAAAGTGTGGGCATTAAACGGTGGGGATGCTGCCGTGGCTTACGCGGAAAATAAATACAGCTCGGAGGCCGAACGTGAGGCTAGTGAACGACTAGAAGCTCAACGCCGGGAAATGGACGCTCGCTTGGAAGCCGAACGGGCCTCTCGTGACACGGATCACCGGGAGAATCAAGCCCAAATGTTCCAGATGATGCGGGACATGATGACTATGACCGGAGGAATTCAAGCACAGAAGGTGGAAGACAAGGAACGTCGGGCTCAAGAAGAAATGGCCGAAAAAGAACGCCAGCTACGTGAACGGGATGAGCGTATACTCCGTCAGGAAGGACGAATGGACACGGCTTATGACCGGGCGTTGGATTACACGACTCACAATAATATGCCACCACAGACACCTCAACAGGTAGCTCCGGCACAACCCGAACAACAAGCCCCACGGCCACAACAGGCGCAAACACCACAAGCCCCCGCGGCAAAAACAGTCACTTCGACCCTCTGTCCGGATTGTGGAGCCTCGCTGGAACCCGGAATGAAATTCTGCGCTGATTGTGGAGCCAGTATATAG
- a CDS encoding zinc ribbon domain-containing protein codes for MSKERFCPECGQPADADERFCRDCGAEVPFESNDDTTTAEEMLNKVKPSGTTEPIIGAGARANVSGGINQSSTTHANINTSSVDNSSTVHHNTTIVMEKDEAEYCEVCGNPFDDRHARCPKCGKEICFDCKVKGKNRCVECEKKSINEYRLAFQQLLLTTNSNIGIAGRQMMDQKARELDVEDTKADIEKEMTELYKPANKATQPAVVSASSSDRPVQSQEASQKGVGALTGSHQRPIPKSGSSKSKWIPLSVILLAVVVGYIFMSKKDEPVKNVPVTPPTEQKQTGTKQETPTVQSQTTPPITASEKKEVQTEKVPSQPVAEKKDADYDAGMTAFDNGKGLDAVRLFKKSGSAKSYYMLGLIYENGCGTVGSNGMMARKNFKKAADMGHKDAKAKL; via the coding sequence ATGAGTAAAGAGAGATTTTGTCCGGAATGTGGTCAGCCCGCAGATGCAGACGAACGTTTTTGCCGGGATTGCGGGGCTGAAGTCCCGTTTGAGTCAAACGACGACACGACCACCGCAGAAGAGATGTTGAATAAAGTGAAACCTTCAGGAACGACAGAACCGATTATAGGGGCGGGAGCACGTGCTAATGTTTCCGGGGGAATTAATCAATCCTCCACAACCCATGCCAACATCAATACGTCAAGTGTCGATAACTCTTCCACGGTTCACCATAACACGACCATTGTCATGGAAAAGGATGAGGCCGAATACTGTGAAGTATGTGGAAATCCTTTTGACGACAGACACGCCCGATGTCCCAAATGCGGGAAAGAGATTTGCTTTGATTGTAAAGTAAAAGGAAAGAACCGTTGCGTGGAATGTGAAAAGAAATCCATCAACGAATATCGCCTTGCTTTCCAACAACTACTCCTGACGACCAATAGCAATATCGGTATTGCCGGACGCCAGATGATGGATCAAAAAGCCAGGGAACTGGACGTCGAGGATACGAAAGCCGACATTGAAAAAGAGATGACGGAATTATATAAACCCGCGAATAAAGCCACTCAACCGGCGGTGGTTTCCGCCTCGTCTTCAGACCGACCTGTTCAATCACAGGAAGCTAGCCAGAAAGGCGTAGGAGCTTTAACCGGGTCACACCAACGTCCCATTCCCAAGTCGGGTTCAAGTAAAAGTAAATGGATCCCCTTGAGTGTTATTCTACTCGCCGTTGTAGTCGGCTACATTTTCATGTCTAAAAAGGACGAACCAGTTAAGAATGTACCCGTGACTCCCCCGACAGAACAAAAACAAACGGGAACAAAGCAAGAGACTCCCACCGTGCAGTCTCAAACCACTCCCCCGATAACCGCTTCCGAGAAAAAAGAAGTGCAGACGGAGAAAGTGCCATCGCAACCCGTTGCGGAAAAGAAGGATGCCGATTATGACGCCGGAATGACCGCTTTCGACAATGGGAAAGGACTGGATGCTGTCCGCCTCTTCAAAAAATCCGGTAGCGCAAAATCATACTACATGCTGGGACTGATCTATGAAAACGGCTGTGGTACGGTGGGAAGCAACGGAATGATGGCCCGGAAGAATTTCAAGAAGGCCGCAGACATGGGACATAAGGATGCTAAAGCAAAATTATAA